The following coding sequences are from one Oncorhynchus clarkii lewisi isolate Uvic-CL-2024 chromosome 20, UVic_Ocla_1.0, whole genome shotgun sequence window:
- the LOC139376658 gene encoding myocardin isoform X10, with product MTLLGSEHSILIRSKFRSVNHGKFPKQEDSYAFEEDSSSDSLSPEQHHSDESQGSACPSSEAMGSTPSSSSSPALTSPKQGCQNRDPSDQSKEDGLSAANNGLSATPPIPVPAIVKSKTSDKNRHKKPKDVKPKVKKLKYHQYIPPDQKPEKSPPPMDSAYARLLQQQQLFLQLQILSQQKHAHTHSQHTHSQHTQAHAHQRQPSFSYQPLHQPVQAQKQSSEQLTVGSSSVTTNMINSSSSSPVKTTYSGQTSISPVKPGPLPPNLDDLKVSELRQQLRIRGMPVSGTKTALIERLRPFKDPTSSPSHSGSNDITTVTFPVTPTGSLSSYQSPSSSSALSQGGYYPYPSTSSTPPISPASSDLSRSGSLPDSFSDVPMSSPPQFGLQPSPAQLSSEEGLGGGGLSGAGLRGGEGGGMEGLEAEKDKMLVEKQKVIEELTWKLHQEQRQVEELKMQLHKRKRCHAATHEGVPAPSQPHHLHLQQSPSLMGQHFFGVTVKQEPMSLSSSCPLSSPKHLKSPPGSCMEGMGHCGASLTNMGGPGGQRCLDSVPSSGSPSGMSAFLSPQCSPQDSPIAKTSSSSQPSSPNNPYLLSPPLGRDGCSHSLNQTSTRPRNMQIQQKNGGQAVNCSYPSDQRGLQSVFPNSTDNGLIHRVNTKAKNPNMQQKQLTRSQQMDELLDVLIESGEMPANAREERERSSVTKVVPHITVSPGTTCLAVPKFNQRHYEHLPPSQLNYDHTANHIADSHLENLLGSPLGRGGEVALLKMAAEEAGEGEERGDGPEGYPSTNHHHHHHPHQHPHQDKLLPNRDLMETPTPLSAIHPINAKVSSVAEAQGMVGMTFSESPWETMEWLDLTPPSSATGFNSVPAAGPSIFNTEFLDVTDINLNTAMDLHLEHW from the exons tgaacCATGGGAAGTTTCCTAAGCAGGAGGATTCGTATGCGTTCGAGGAGGACAGCAGCAGTGACAGTCTGTCTCCAGAGCAACACCACAGTGACGAGTCCCAGGGGTCCGCATGCCCCTCCTCTGAGGCCATGGGcagcaccccctcctcctcctcatcaccagCCCTCACTAGCCCTAaacag GGGTGTCAGAACAGGGACCCGTCTGATCAGAGCAAGGAAGATGGCTTGTCTGCGGCTAACAATGGGCTGTCTGCCACCCCACCCATACCTGTCCCTGCCATAGTCAAG TCCAAGACATCGGACAAAAACCGCCACAAGAAGCCCAAAGACGTGAAGCCCAAGGTGAAGAAGCTGAAGTACCACCAGTACATCCCTCCGGACCAGAAGCCCGAGAAGTCTCCCCCTCCCATGGACTCAGCCTACGCCAGGCTACTGCAGCAACAACAGCTCTTCCTACAGCTGCAGATCCTCAGCCAgcagaaacacgcacacacacactcccagcatACACACTCCCAACACACACAGGCCCATGCACATCAACGGCAGCCTAGTTTCAGCTACCAGCCCCTGCACCAGCCAGTCCAAGCCCAAAA ACAATCCAGTGAGCAGCTGACGGTGGGTAGCTCCAGTGTTACTACTAACATGATCAACAGCAGCTCGTCGTCTCCAGTTAAGACCACATACTCTGGTCAAACCAGCATCTCACCAGTCAAACCTGGTCCTCTGCCACCTAACCTGGATGACCTGAAG GTGTCAGAGCTCAGGCAGCAGCTTCGTATCCGGGGCATGCCCGTCTCAGGCACCAAGACAGCCCTCATTGAGAGACTCCGCCCCTTTAAGGACCCCACCTCAAGCCCCTCGCATTCAGGCTCCAATGACATCACCACGGTCACCTTCCCTGTCACCCCCACGGGGTCCCTGTCCTCCTACcagtccccctcctcctccagcgCACTCTCCCAGGGGGGATATTACCCTTACCCCAGCACCTCCTCCACCCCACCCATCTCCCCCGCTTCCTCAGACCTCTCCCGTAGCGGCTCGCTCCCAGACAGCTTCAGCGACGTGCCCATGTCCTCTCCTCCACAGTTTGGCCTCCAGCCGTCCCCGGCCCAGCTCAGCTCTGAAGAAGGCCTGGGGGGAGGGGGTCTGAGTGGGGCAGGACTACGGGGAGGTgaaggtggagggatggagggtctGGAGGCAGAGAAGGATAAGATGTTGGTGGAGAAACAAAAAGTGATCGAGGAGCTGACGTGGAAGCTGCACCAGGAACAGAGACAG GTGGAGGAGCTCAAGATGCAGCTGCACAAGAGGAAGCGTTGCCATGCCGCCACACATGAGGGTGTCCCGGCTCCGTCCCAGCCCCACCACCTGCACCTGCAGCAATCCCCCTCGCTGATGGGGCAGCACTTCTTTGGAGTGACTGTCAAACAGGAGCCCAtgtccctctcctccagctgccccctctcctcccccaagcACCTGAAGAGTCCTCCAGGAAGCTGCATGGAGGGGATGGGCCACTGCGGTGCCTCTCTGACCAATATGGGGGGCCCTGGTGGGCAACGATGCCTGGACTCAGTCCCCTCCTCTGGAAGTCCCTCTGGCATGTCTGCCTTCCTCAGCCCCCAGTGCTCTCCTCAAGACTCGCCCATCGCCAAGACCTCCAGCAGCTCCCAGCCTTCCTCCCCCAACAACCCCTACCTGCTGTCACCGCCGCTGGGCAGAGACGGGTGTAGCCACTCCCTCAACCAGACCAGCACCAGGCCCCGCAACATGCAG ATTCAGCAGAAGAATGGAGGACAGGCTGTGAACTGCTCCTATCCCTCTGACCAGAgaggccttcagtcagtgttcccCAACTCGACCGACAACGGCCTGATCCACAGGGTCAACACTAAGGCTAAGAACCCAAACATGCAGCAGAAG CAACTGACTAGGAGTCAGCAGATGGATGAGCTTTTGGATGTGCTCATAGAGAGTGGAG AGATGCCAGCTAACgccagagaagagagggagaggtcctCTGTAACCAAAGTTGTGCCTCACATTACAGTTTCCCCCGGAACCACCTGCCTCGCCGTCCCAAAGTTCAACCAAAGACACTACGAACACCTGCCCCCCTCCCAGCTCAACTATGACCACACAGCCAATCACATTGCAGACAGCCACCTGGAGAACCTGCTGGGAAGCCCCCTAGGCCGAGGGGGCGAGGTCGCCCTTCTCAAGATGGCTGCCGAGGAagcaggggagggggaggagaggggtgatgGACCTGAGGGCTACCCCAGcaccaatcaccaccaccaccaccaccctcaccAACACCCCCACCAGGACAAACTTCTCCCCAACAGGGACCTGATGGAAACGCCAACGCCTCTATCTGCCATCCACCCCATCAACGCCAAAGTGTCATCCGTGGCCGAGGCACAGGGGATGGTCGGCATGACGTTCAGCGAGTCGCCGTGGGAGACGATGGAATGGCTGGACCTGACGCCCCCAAGCTCGGCTACGGGGTTCAACTCCGTCCCGGCCGCCGGGCCAAGCATTTTCAACACAGAGTTCCTGGATGTCACAGACATCAACCTGAATACAGCCATGGACCTTCATCTAGAGCACTGGTGA
- the LOC139376658 gene encoding myocardin isoform X8: MTLLGSEHSILIRSKFRSVLQLRLQQRRTREQLADQGIMPLNHGKFPKQEDSYAFEEDSSSDSLSPEQHHSDESQGSACPSSEAMGSTPSSSSSPALTSPKQGCQNRDPSDQSKEDGLSAANNGLSATPPIPVPAIVKSKTSDKNRHKKPKDVKPKVKKLKYHQYIPPDQKPEKSPPPMDSAYARLLQQQQLFLQLQILSQQKHAHTHSQHTHSQHTQAHAHQRQPSFSYQPLHQPVQAQKQSSEQLTVGSSSVTTNMINSSSSSPVKTTYSGQTSISPVKPGPLPPNLDDLKVSELRQQLRIRGMPVSGTKTALIERLRPFKDPTSSPSHSGSNDITTVTFPVTPTGSLSSYQSPSSSSALSQGGYYPYPSTSSTPPISPASSDLSRSGSLPDSFSDVPMSSPPQFGLQPSPAQLSSEEGLGGGGLSGAGLRGGEGGGMEGLEAEKDKMLVEKQKVIEELTWKLHQEQRQVEELKMQLHKRKRCHAATHEGVPAPSQPHHLHLQQSPSLMGQHFFGVTVKQEPMSLSSSCPLSSPKHLKSPPGSCMEGMGHCGASLTNMGGPGGQRCLDSVPSSGSPSGMSAFLSPQCSPQDSPIAKTSSSSQPSSPNNPYLLSPPLGRDGCSHSLNQTSTRPRNMQIQQKNGGQAVNCSYPSDQRGLQSVFPNSTDNGLIHRVNTKAKNPNMQQKQLTRSQQMDELLDVLIESGEMPANAREERERSSVTKVVPHITVSPGTTCLAVPKFNQRHYEHLPPSQLNYDHTANHIADSHLENLLGSPLGRGGEVALLKMAAEEAGEGEERGDGPEGYPSTNHHHHHHPHQHPHQDKLLPNRDLMETPTPLSAIHPINAKVSSVAEAQGMVGMTFSESPWETMEWLDLTPPSSATGFNSVPAAGPSIFNTEFLDVTDINLNTAMDLHLEHW, encoded by the exons tgaacCATGGGAAGTTTCCTAAGCAGGAGGATTCGTATGCGTTCGAGGAGGACAGCAGCAGTGACAGTCTGTCTCCAGAGCAACACCACAGTGACGAGTCCCAGGGGTCCGCATGCCCCTCCTCTGAGGCCATGGGcagcaccccctcctcctcctcatcaccagCCCTCACTAGCCCTAaacag GGGTGTCAGAACAGGGACCCGTCTGATCAGAGCAAGGAAGATGGCTTGTCTGCGGCTAACAATGGGCTGTCTGCCACCCCACCCATACCTGTCCCTGCCATAGTCAAG TCCAAGACATCGGACAAAAACCGCCACAAGAAGCCCAAAGACGTGAAGCCCAAGGTGAAGAAGCTGAAGTACCACCAGTACATCCCTCCGGACCAGAAGCCCGAGAAGTCTCCCCCTCCCATGGACTCAGCCTACGCCAGGCTACTGCAGCAACAACAGCTCTTCCTACAGCTGCAGATCCTCAGCCAgcagaaacacgcacacacacactcccagcatACACACTCCCAACACACACAGGCCCATGCACATCAACGGCAGCCTAGTTTCAGCTACCAGCCCCTGCACCAGCCAGTCCAAGCCCAAAA ACAATCCAGTGAGCAGCTGACGGTGGGTAGCTCCAGTGTTACTACTAACATGATCAACAGCAGCTCGTCGTCTCCAGTTAAGACCACATACTCTGGTCAAACCAGCATCTCACCAGTCAAACCTGGTCCTCTGCCACCTAACCTGGATGACCTGAAG GTGTCAGAGCTCAGGCAGCAGCTTCGTATCCGGGGCATGCCCGTCTCAGGCACCAAGACAGCCCTCATTGAGAGACTCCGCCCCTTTAAGGACCCCACCTCAAGCCCCTCGCATTCAGGCTCCAATGACATCACCACGGTCACCTTCCCTGTCACCCCCACGGGGTCCCTGTCCTCCTACcagtccccctcctcctccagcgCACTCTCCCAGGGGGGATATTACCCTTACCCCAGCACCTCCTCCACCCCACCCATCTCCCCCGCTTCCTCAGACCTCTCCCGTAGCGGCTCGCTCCCAGACAGCTTCAGCGACGTGCCCATGTCCTCTCCTCCACAGTTTGGCCTCCAGCCGTCCCCGGCCCAGCTCAGCTCTGAAGAAGGCCTGGGGGGAGGGGGTCTGAGTGGGGCAGGACTACGGGGAGGTgaaggtggagggatggagggtctGGAGGCAGAGAAGGATAAGATGTTGGTGGAGAAACAAAAAGTGATCGAGGAGCTGACGTGGAAGCTGCACCAGGAACAGAGACAG GTGGAGGAGCTCAAGATGCAGCTGCACAAGAGGAAGCGTTGCCATGCCGCCACACATGAGGGTGTCCCGGCTCCGTCCCAGCCCCACCACCTGCACCTGCAGCAATCCCCCTCGCTGATGGGGCAGCACTTCTTTGGAGTGACTGTCAAACAGGAGCCCAtgtccctctcctccagctgccccctctcctcccccaagcACCTGAAGAGTCCTCCAGGAAGCTGCATGGAGGGGATGGGCCACTGCGGTGCCTCTCTGACCAATATGGGGGGCCCTGGTGGGCAACGATGCCTGGACTCAGTCCCCTCCTCTGGAAGTCCCTCTGGCATGTCTGCCTTCCTCAGCCCCCAGTGCTCTCCTCAAGACTCGCCCATCGCCAAGACCTCCAGCAGCTCCCAGCCTTCCTCCCCCAACAACCCCTACCTGCTGTCACCGCCGCTGGGCAGAGACGGGTGTAGCCACTCCCTCAACCAGACCAGCACCAGGCCCCGCAACATGCAG ATTCAGCAGAAGAATGGAGGACAGGCTGTGAACTGCTCCTATCCCTCTGACCAGAgaggccttcagtcagtgttcccCAACTCGACCGACAACGGCCTGATCCACAGGGTCAACACTAAGGCTAAGAACCCAAACATGCAGCAGAAG CAACTGACTAGGAGTCAGCAGATGGATGAGCTTTTGGATGTGCTCATAGAGAGTGGAG AGATGCCAGCTAACgccagagaagagagggagaggtcctCTGTAACCAAAGTTGTGCCTCACATTACAGTTTCCCCCGGAACCACCTGCCTCGCCGTCCCAAAGTTCAACCAAAGACACTACGAACACCTGCCCCCCTCCCAGCTCAACTATGACCACACAGCCAATCACATTGCAGACAGCCACCTGGAGAACCTGCTGGGAAGCCCCCTAGGCCGAGGGGGCGAGGTCGCCCTTCTCAAGATGGCTGCCGAGGAagcaggggagggggaggagaggggtgatgGACCTGAGGGCTACCCCAGcaccaatcaccaccaccaccaccaccctcaccAACACCCCCACCAGGACAAACTTCTCCCCAACAGGGACCTGATGGAAACGCCAACGCCTCTATCTGCCATCCACCCCATCAACGCCAAAGTGTCATCCGTGGCCGAGGCACAGGGGATGGTCGGCATGACGTTCAGCGAGTCGCCGTGGGAGACGATGGAATGGCTGGACCTGACGCCCCCAAGCTCGGCTACGGGGTTCAACTCCGTCCCGGCCGCCGGGCCAAGCATTTTCAACACAGAGTTCCTGGATGTCACAGACATCAACCTGAATACAGCCATGGACCTTCATCTAGAGCACTGGTGA
- the LOC139376658 gene encoding myocardin isoform X4: MTLLGSEHSILIRSKFRSVLQLRLQQRRTREQLADQGIMPLNHGKFPKQEDSYAFEEDSSSDSLSPEQHHSDESQGSACPSSEAMGSTPSSSSSPALTSPKQGCQNRDPSDQSKEDGLSAANNGLSATPPIPVPAIVKSKTSDKNRHKKPKDVKPKVKKLKYHQYIPPDQKPEKSPPPMDSAYARLLQQQQLFLQLQILSQQKHAHTHSQHTHSQHTQAHAHQRQPSFSYQPLHQPVQAQKQSSEQLTVGSSSVTTNMINSSSSSPVKTTYSGQTSISPVKPGPLPPNLDDLKVSELRQQLRIRGMPVSGTKTALIERLRPFKDPTSSPSHSGSNDITTVTFPVTPTGSLSSYQSPSSSSALSQGGYYPYPSTSSTPPISPASSDLSRSGSLPDSFSDVPMSSPPQFGLQPSPAQLSSEEGLGGGGLSGAGLRGGEGGGMEGLEAEKDKMLVEKQKVIEELTWKLHQEQRQVEELKMQLHKRKRCHAATHEGVPAPSQPHHLHLQQSPSLMGQHFFGVTVKQEPMSLSSSCPLSSPKHLKSPPGSCMEGMGHCGASLTNMGGPGGQRCLDSVPSSGSPSGMSAFLSPQCSPQDSPIAKTSSSSQPSSPNNPYLLSPPLGRDGCSHSLNQTSTRPRNMQIQQKNGGQAVNCSYPSDQRGLQSVFPNSTDNGLIHRVNTKAKNPNMQQKMAILPSPRHVGQKCPVSTPAFCSSDSTAFDSRQPPCYEDAVKQQLTRSQQMDELLDVLIESGEMPANAREERERSSVTKVVPHITVSPGTTCLAVPKFNQRHYEHLPPSQLNYDHTANHIADSHLENLLGSPLGRGGEVALLKMAAEEAGEGEERGDGPEGYPSTNHHHHHHPHQHPHQDKLLPNRDLMETPTPLSAIHPINAKVSSVAEAQGMVGMTFSESPWETMEWLDLTPPSSATGFNSVPAAGPSIFNTEFLDVTDINLNTAMDLHLEHW; the protein is encoded by the exons tgaacCATGGGAAGTTTCCTAAGCAGGAGGATTCGTATGCGTTCGAGGAGGACAGCAGCAGTGACAGTCTGTCTCCAGAGCAACACCACAGTGACGAGTCCCAGGGGTCCGCATGCCCCTCCTCTGAGGCCATGGGcagcaccccctcctcctcctcatcaccagCCCTCACTAGCCCTAaacag GGGTGTCAGAACAGGGACCCGTCTGATCAGAGCAAGGAAGATGGCTTGTCTGCGGCTAACAATGGGCTGTCTGCCACCCCACCCATACCTGTCCCTGCCATAGTCAAG TCCAAGACATCGGACAAAAACCGCCACAAGAAGCCCAAAGACGTGAAGCCCAAGGTGAAGAAGCTGAAGTACCACCAGTACATCCCTCCGGACCAGAAGCCCGAGAAGTCTCCCCCTCCCATGGACTCAGCCTACGCCAGGCTACTGCAGCAACAACAGCTCTTCCTACAGCTGCAGATCCTCAGCCAgcagaaacacgcacacacacactcccagcatACACACTCCCAACACACACAGGCCCATGCACATCAACGGCAGCCTAGTTTCAGCTACCAGCCCCTGCACCAGCCAGTCCAAGCCCAAAA ACAATCCAGTGAGCAGCTGACGGTGGGTAGCTCCAGTGTTACTACTAACATGATCAACAGCAGCTCGTCGTCTCCAGTTAAGACCACATACTCTGGTCAAACCAGCATCTCACCAGTCAAACCTGGTCCTCTGCCACCTAACCTGGATGACCTGAAG GTGTCAGAGCTCAGGCAGCAGCTTCGTATCCGGGGCATGCCCGTCTCAGGCACCAAGACAGCCCTCATTGAGAGACTCCGCCCCTTTAAGGACCCCACCTCAAGCCCCTCGCATTCAGGCTCCAATGACATCACCACGGTCACCTTCCCTGTCACCCCCACGGGGTCCCTGTCCTCCTACcagtccccctcctcctccagcgCACTCTCCCAGGGGGGATATTACCCTTACCCCAGCACCTCCTCCACCCCACCCATCTCCCCCGCTTCCTCAGACCTCTCCCGTAGCGGCTCGCTCCCAGACAGCTTCAGCGACGTGCCCATGTCCTCTCCTCCACAGTTTGGCCTCCAGCCGTCCCCGGCCCAGCTCAGCTCTGAAGAAGGCCTGGGGGGAGGGGGTCTGAGTGGGGCAGGACTACGGGGAGGTgaaggtggagggatggagggtctGGAGGCAGAGAAGGATAAGATGTTGGTGGAGAAACAAAAAGTGATCGAGGAGCTGACGTGGAAGCTGCACCAGGAACAGAGACAG GTGGAGGAGCTCAAGATGCAGCTGCACAAGAGGAAGCGTTGCCATGCCGCCACACATGAGGGTGTCCCGGCTCCGTCCCAGCCCCACCACCTGCACCTGCAGCAATCCCCCTCGCTGATGGGGCAGCACTTCTTTGGAGTGACTGTCAAACAGGAGCCCAtgtccctctcctccagctgccccctctcctcccccaagcACCTGAAGAGTCCTCCAGGAAGCTGCATGGAGGGGATGGGCCACTGCGGTGCCTCTCTGACCAATATGGGGGGCCCTGGTGGGCAACGATGCCTGGACTCAGTCCCCTCCTCTGGAAGTCCCTCTGGCATGTCTGCCTTCCTCAGCCCCCAGTGCTCTCCTCAAGACTCGCCCATCGCCAAGACCTCCAGCAGCTCCCAGCCTTCCTCCCCCAACAACCCCTACCTGCTGTCACCGCCGCTGGGCAGAGACGGGTGTAGCCACTCCCTCAACCAGACCAGCACCAGGCCCCGCAACATGCAG ATTCAGCAGAAGAATGGAGGACAGGCTGTGAACTGCTCCTATCCCTCTGACCAGAgaggccttcagtcagtgttcccCAACTCGACCGACAACGGCCTGATCCACAGGGTCAACACTAAGGCTAAGAACCCAAACATGCAGCAGAAG ATGGCAATATTGCCCTCTCCCCGGCACGTTGGCCAAAAGTGCCCAGTCTCAACCCCGGCCTTCTGTAGCTCAGATTCAACTGCATTCGACTCTAGACAGCCCCCTTGCTATGAGGATGCAGTCAAGCAG CAACTGACTAGGAGTCAGCAGATGGATGAGCTTTTGGATGTGCTCATAGAGAGTGGAG AGATGCCAGCTAACgccagagaagagagggagaggtcctCTGTAACCAAAGTTGTGCCTCACATTACAGTTTCCCCCGGAACCACCTGCCTCGCCGTCCCAAAGTTCAACCAAAGACACTACGAACACCTGCCCCCCTCCCAGCTCAACTATGACCACACAGCCAATCACATTGCAGACAGCCACCTGGAGAACCTGCTGGGAAGCCCCCTAGGCCGAGGGGGCGAGGTCGCCCTTCTCAAGATGGCTGCCGAGGAagcaggggagggggaggagaggggtgatgGACCTGAGGGCTACCCCAGcaccaatcaccaccaccaccaccaccctcaccAACACCCCCACCAGGACAAACTTCTCCCCAACAGGGACCTGATGGAAACGCCAACGCCTCTATCTGCCATCCACCCCATCAACGCCAAAGTGTCATCCGTGGCCGAGGCACAGGGGATGGTCGGCATGACGTTCAGCGAGTCGCCGTGGGAGACGATGGAATGGCTGGACCTGACGCCCCCAAGCTCGGCTACGGGGTTCAACTCCGTCCCGGCCGCCGGGCCAAGCATTTTCAACACAGAGTTCCTGGATGTCACAGACATCAACCTGAATACAGCCATGGACCTTCATCTAGAGCACTGGTGA
- the LOC139376658 gene encoding myocardin isoform X12, translating to MTLLGSEHSILIRSKFRSVNHGKFPKQEDSYAFEEDSSSDSLSPEQHHSDESQGSACPSSEAMGSTPSSSSSPALTSPKQGCQNRDPSDQSKEDGLSAANNGLSATPPIPVPAIVKSKTSDKNRHKKPKDVKPKVKKLKYHQYIPPDQKPEKSPPPMDSAYARLLQQQQLFLQLQILSQQKHAHTHSQHTHSQHTQAHAHQRQPSFSYQPLHQPVQAQKQSSEQLTVGSSSVTTNMINSSSSSPVKTTYSGQTSISPVKPGPLPPNLDDLKVSELRQQLRIRGMPVSGTKTALIERLRPFKDPTSSPSHSGSNDITTVTFPVTPTGSLSSYQSPSSSSALSQGGYYPYPSTSSTPPISPASSDLSRSGSLPDSFSDVPMSSPPQFGLQPSPAQLSSEEGLGGGGLSGAGLRGGEGGGMEGLEAEKDKMLVEKQKVIEELTWKLHQEQRQVEELKMQLHKRKRCHAATHEGVPAPSQPHHLHLQQSPSLMGQHFFGVTVKQEPMSLSSSCPLSSPKHLKSPPGSCMEGMGHCGASLTNMGGPGGQRCLDSVPSSGSPSGMSAFLSPQCSPQDSPIAKTSSSSQPSSPNNPYLLSPPLGRDGCSHSLNQTSTRPRNMQIQQKNGGQAVNCSYPSDQRGLQSVFPNSTDNGLIHRVNTKAKNPNMQQKQLTRSQQMDELLDVLIESGVSPGTTCLAVPKFNQRHYEHLPPSQLNYDHTANHIADSHLENLLGSPLGRGGEVALLKMAAEEAGEGEERGDGPEGYPSTNHHHHHHPHQHPHQDKLLPNRDLMETPTPLSAIHPINAKVSSVAEAQGMVGMTFSESPWETMEWLDLTPPSSATGFNSVPAAGPSIFNTEFLDVTDINLNTAMDLHLEHW from the exons tgaacCATGGGAAGTTTCCTAAGCAGGAGGATTCGTATGCGTTCGAGGAGGACAGCAGCAGTGACAGTCTGTCTCCAGAGCAACACCACAGTGACGAGTCCCAGGGGTCCGCATGCCCCTCCTCTGAGGCCATGGGcagcaccccctcctcctcctcatcaccagCCCTCACTAGCCCTAaacag GGGTGTCAGAACAGGGACCCGTCTGATCAGAGCAAGGAAGATGGCTTGTCTGCGGCTAACAATGGGCTGTCTGCCACCCCACCCATACCTGTCCCTGCCATAGTCAAG TCCAAGACATCGGACAAAAACCGCCACAAGAAGCCCAAAGACGTGAAGCCCAAGGTGAAGAAGCTGAAGTACCACCAGTACATCCCTCCGGACCAGAAGCCCGAGAAGTCTCCCCCTCCCATGGACTCAGCCTACGCCAGGCTACTGCAGCAACAACAGCTCTTCCTACAGCTGCAGATCCTCAGCCAgcagaaacacgcacacacacactcccagcatACACACTCCCAACACACACAGGCCCATGCACATCAACGGCAGCCTAGTTTCAGCTACCAGCCCCTGCACCAGCCAGTCCAAGCCCAAAA ACAATCCAGTGAGCAGCTGACGGTGGGTAGCTCCAGTGTTACTACTAACATGATCAACAGCAGCTCGTCGTCTCCAGTTAAGACCACATACTCTGGTCAAACCAGCATCTCACCAGTCAAACCTGGTCCTCTGCCACCTAACCTGGATGACCTGAAG GTGTCAGAGCTCAGGCAGCAGCTTCGTATCCGGGGCATGCCCGTCTCAGGCACCAAGACAGCCCTCATTGAGAGACTCCGCCCCTTTAAGGACCCCACCTCAAGCCCCTCGCATTCAGGCTCCAATGACATCACCACGGTCACCTTCCCTGTCACCCCCACGGGGTCCCTGTCCTCCTACcagtccccctcctcctccagcgCACTCTCCCAGGGGGGATATTACCCTTACCCCAGCACCTCCTCCACCCCACCCATCTCCCCCGCTTCCTCAGACCTCTCCCGTAGCGGCTCGCTCCCAGACAGCTTCAGCGACGTGCCCATGTCCTCTCCTCCACAGTTTGGCCTCCAGCCGTCCCCGGCCCAGCTCAGCTCTGAAGAAGGCCTGGGGGGAGGGGGTCTGAGTGGGGCAGGACTACGGGGAGGTgaaggtggagggatggagggtctGGAGGCAGAGAAGGATAAGATGTTGGTGGAGAAACAAAAAGTGATCGAGGAGCTGACGTGGAAGCTGCACCAGGAACAGAGACAG GTGGAGGAGCTCAAGATGCAGCTGCACAAGAGGAAGCGTTGCCATGCCGCCACACATGAGGGTGTCCCGGCTCCGTCCCAGCCCCACCACCTGCACCTGCAGCAATCCCCCTCGCTGATGGGGCAGCACTTCTTTGGAGTGACTGTCAAACAGGAGCCCAtgtccctctcctccagctgccccctctcctcccccaagcACCTGAAGAGTCCTCCAGGAAGCTGCATGGAGGGGATGGGCCACTGCGGTGCCTCTCTGACCAATATGGGGGGCCCTGGTGGGCAACGATGCCTGGACTCAGTCCCCTCCTCTGGAAGTCCCTCTGGCATGTCTGCCTTCCTCAGCCCCCAGTGCTCTCCTCAAGACTCGCCCATCGCCAAGACCTCCAGCAGCTCCCAGCCTTCCTCCCCCAACAACCCCTACCTGCTGTCACCGCCGCTGGGCAGAGACGGGTGTAGCCACTCCCTCAACCAGACCAGCACCAGGCCCCGCAACATGCAG ATTCAGCAGAAGAATGGAGGACAGGCTGTGAACTGCTCCTATCCCTCTGACCAGAgaggccttcagtcagtgttcccCAACTCGACCGACAACGGCCTGATCCACAGGGTCAACACTAAGGCTAAGAACCCAAACATGCAGCAGAAG CAACTGACTAGGAGTCAGCAGATGGATGAGCTTTTGGATGTGCTCATAGAGAGTGGAG TTTCCCCCGGAACCACCTGCCTCGCCGTCCCAAAGTTCAACCAAAGACACTACGAACACCTGCCCCCCTCCCAGCTCAACTATGACCACACAGCCAATCACATTGCAGACAGCCACCTGGAGAACCTGCTGGGAAGCCCCCTAGGCCGAGGGGGCGAGGTCGCCCTTCTCAAGATGGCTGCCGAGGAagcaggggagggggaggagaggggtgatgGACCTGAGGGCTACCCCAGcaccaatcaccaccaccaccaccaccctcaccAACACCCCCACCAGGACAAACTTCTCCCCAACAGGGACCTGATGGAAACGCCAACGCCTCTATCTGCCATCCACCCCATCAACGCCAAAGTGTCATCCGTGGCCGAGGCACAGGGGATGGTCGGCATGACGTTCAGCGAGTCGCCGTGGGAGACGATGGAATGGCTGGACCTGACGCCCCCAAGCTCGGCTACGGGGTTCAACTCCGTCCCGGCCGCCGGGCCAAGCATTTTCAACACAGAGTTCCTGGATGTCACAGACATCAACCTGAATACAGCCATGGACCTTCATCTAGAGCACTGGTGA